Proteins from a single region of Psilocybe cubensis strain MGC-MH-2018 chromosome 3, whole genome shotgun sequence:
- a CDS encoding UDP-galactose transporter, giving the protein MTSTAAGYPLDKYDAPSMQSQQQLLQQQQLQHLQQQQVPTICGMPLKYVSLVTLAVQNAALSIVMHYSRVSIPPSLAYSPASAVLLNEILKGSISFLIALLRSPLLTQPLHQHPLTRRKPLSSPMLWAHAFTHLCREVFSPDCWKLSIPAILYVVQNSLQFVAIANLPVASFQVTYQMKILTTAAFSVALLRKKLSPAKWLSLFFLAIGVGIVQIQNAATAHKPTAVGSAHEFHHVMNPLKGFGAVTAACFTSGLAGVYFEMVLKGSKADLWVRNVQLSLFSLIPALLPALYTARPPNSQGFVHDLFRHFGAWAWATVGIQVAGGLVTAVVIKYSDNILKGFATSLSIVFSFLASVALFDFRITPSFVIGAGTVLGATWMYNQPSSSSSSSSSSSSSASAAAAAAGAGSIALQQKHYYQDQPSASSSLDSSPVLGGGKEKSLFSIVLNDASPPSSGSASPYYPGTPDPNTGVNGNGTSGVLGGLGVGSFMRRKSGGFGGAGSSRNSSTASLSALLSASIGSVAASAGAGNTSPTSGQGSIAGVGGSIGSGIGGGGAGGGGRGELGLAESGELVHDETSAVGSYYNTPYSSRPASRVGSRPPSPGPVRFGRGGS; this is encoded by the exons ATGACCTCCACTGCCGCGGGGTACCCACTCGACAAGTACGATGCGCCGTCAATGCAGAGCCAGCAGCAGCtcttgcagcagcagcagttgcagcacctccagcagcagcaggtcCCAACTATATGCGGCATGCCTTTGAAATACGTTTC ACTCGTCACCCTCGCCGTCCAAAACGCCGCCCTGTCCATTGTCATGCACTACTCGCGCGTCTCTATCCCCCCGTCCCTCGCCTACTCACCCGCCTCCGCCGTCCTGCTCAACGAGATCCTCAAAGGCTCTATTTCCTTCCTCATTGCCCTCCTACGCTCTCCGCTACTTACACAACCGCTGCACCAGCACCCCCTGACTCGCCGCAAGCCGCTCTCATCCCCCATGCTCTGGGCCCACGCTTTCACCCACCTCTGCCGCGAAGTCTTCTCCCCAGACTGCTGGAAGCTCAGCATCCCCGCCATCCTCTACGTCGTCCAAAACTCCCTCCAGTTCGTCGCTATCGCCAACCTCCCCGTCGCGTCCTTCCAGGTCACCTACCAGATGAAAATCCTTACCACCGCCGCATTCAGCGTCGCCCTCCTCCGCAAAAAGCTCTCGCCAGCAAAATGGCTctcgctcttcttcctcgctaTTGGCGTCGGCATCGTCCAGATCCAAAACGCCGCGACAGCACACAAGCCTACGGCCGTAGGCAGCGCACACGAGTTCCACCACGTCATGAACCCGCTCAAGGGCTTCGGCGCCGTCACAGCCGCATGCTTCACATCCGGCCTCGCAGGCGTCTACTTTGAGATGGTCCTCAAGGGCTCCAAAGCCGATCTCTGGGTGCGCAACGTGCAgctctccctcttctccctGATCCCCGCGCTCCTCCCGGCGCTGTACACCGCGCGCCCGCCGAACTCGCAGGGCTTCGTGCACGATCTGTTCCGCCACTTTGGCGCGTGGGCGTGGGCGACGGTCGGCATTCAGGTCGCGGGCGGGCTCGTCACGGCTGTTGTGATCAAGTATTCGgataatattttgaaaggGTTCGCGACGAGCTTGTCGATTGTGTTTTCGTTCCTGGCGAGTGTGGCGTTGTTTGATTTTAGGATTACGCCGAGCTTTGTGATTGGGGCGGGGACGGTGCTTGGTGCGACGTGGATGTATAAccagccttcttcttcctcttcctcttcgtcctcctcgtcttcgtcggcgtcggctgccgctgccgctgcggGTGCAGGTTCGATAGCGCTACAACAAAAACACTACTACCAAGACCAACCCTCCGCGTCGTCTTCTCTCGACTCGTCGCCCGTCCTTGGCGGCGGTAAAGAAAAATCGCTCTTCTCAATCGTACTCAACGACGCCTCGCCCCCGTCCTCCGGCTCCGCGTCGCCTTATTACCCCGGCACCCCCGACCCCAACACGGGTGTGAACGGGAACGGGACGAGCGGTGTGTTAGGTGGTCTGGGTGTGGGCTCGTTTATGCGCAGGAAGAGCGGGGGGTTCGGGGGTGCGGGGAGTAGTAGGAATAGTAGCACCGCGAGCTTGAGCGCGCTTTTGAGTGCGAGTATTGGTTCGGTTGCGGCGTCTGCTGGGGCGGGGAACACGAGTCCGACGTCGGGGCAGGGGAGTATAGCTGGAGTAGGAGGGAGTATAGGCAGTGGtattggtggaggaggggcaggaggaggaggaaggggcGAGCTAGGGCTGGCGGAAAGCGGCGAGCTCGTGCATGATGAGACGAGTGCGGTGGGGAGCTATTATAATACGCCGTATTCGTCGAGGCCTGCGTCGAGGGTTGGGTCGAGGCCGCCTAGTCCGGGGCCGGTGAGGTTTGGGAGGGGCGGGTCGTGA
- a CDS encoding Putative epoxide hydrolase, whose protein sequence is MATAANPTQDSTSIIPFKIQVSDDQIEHLNKKLALVRLPDELENAGRDYGVPLGDIQRLVARWKSGYDWRTHEKQLNDELPQFQGSIDVEGFGSLKVHFVHKKSEVENAIPLLFVHGWPGSFVEVRKILPLLTQEIAGQPSFHVVAFSLPGYGFSEAPKKKGFKINQFAEVGHKLMLSLGYKEYVAQGGDWGSRICQRIASLYGGTHCKAWHTNFPLPLDTSLIRNPPTLFSHPWLYLSGRISSYTPAEKAGLERTAWFIKEGHGYAQEHSTQPQTLGYSLADSPVGLLAWIYEKLVNWTDNYPWDDDEAGPAASLRIYYEFHHETDTDRPKPPTIPAGASFFPKELHNLPRKWTRTPYRKFEAEHDSGGHFAAHEKPNELVQDLRRMFGKGGIAEGIVKGKTGYKALSRL, encoded by the exons ATGGCGACCGCTGCTAATCCTACGCAAGATTCCACTTCTATAATTCCTTTCAAGATACAAGTTTCGGATGATCAAATCGAACACCTGAACAAGAAGCTTGCCTTGGTCAGGCTTCCCGATGAGCTCGAGAACGCGGGCCGCGACTATGGCGTGCCCCTTGGAGACATTCAACGACTTGTCGCGCGCTGGAAGTCCGGATATGACTGGAGAACGCACGAAAAACAGTTGAATGACGAACTGCCCCAGTTCCAGGGGAGCATCGACGTGGAAGGCTTCGGATCCCTCAAAGTCCATTTCGTGCATAAGAAGAGCGAAGTTGAGAACGCTATCCCCCTCTTGTTTGTTCACGGCT GGCCAGGGAGCTTCGTTGAAGTACGCAAGATCCTGCCTTTGTTAACCCAGGAAATTGCTGGGCAGCCTAGCTTCCACGTTGTGGCCTTTAGCCTTCCTGGATATGGCTTCTCGGAAGCGCCCAAAAAGAAAGGGTTCAAGATAAATCAGTTTGCAGAG GTGGGGCACAAGCTCATGTTGTCATTGGGATACAAAGAATATG TTGCCCAAGGAGGCGATTGGGGTTCAAGG ATTTGCCAAAGAATTGCTAGCCTCTATGGTGGCACACATTGCAAAGCATGGCATACGAACTTTCCTTTACCCTTGGACACTTCGCT CATACGCAACCCCCCCACCTTGTTTTCGCATCCATGGCTTTATCTGTCTGGTCGAATTTCTTCTTATACCCCGGCTGAGAAGGCTGGACTGGAGAGAACAGCTTGGTTTATTAAAGAAGGGCACGGCTATGCTCAAGAACATTCCACGCAACCACAGACTCTTGGGTACAGCCTCGCTGACTCCCCCGTAGGCCTCTTAGCTTGGATCTACGAAAAGCTGGTTAACTGGACCGATAACTATCCAtgggatgacgatgaag CTGGTCCTGCGGCTTCGCTGAGAATTTACTACGAATTCCATCATGAAACTGATACAGACCGTCCCAAACCACCTACGATACCTGCTGGTGCTTCGTTCTTTCCCAAAGAACTACACAACTTACCCCGAAA ATGGACTAGGACACCGTACAGAAAGTTTGAAGCTGAGCATGATTCAGGCGGTCATTTCGCTGCCCATGAAAAACCGAACGAGCTAGTGCAGGACTTACGAAGAATGTTCGGAAAGGGTGGTATTGCCGAGGGCATTGTCAAGGGAAAGACCGGCTACAAGGCCCTAAGTAGACTATGA